The DNA sequence CGTGCTGCTCTTTCGCTTCAACGTCTAGCGGTCGGCCGCGGCGCGGGCGGCCGTGGCTGACGCGACGGGCTCAGGCGAGCGCCACCACGCGGTCGGCGATCGCCTGCGGCCCCGCGCGATGCGCAATGAGCAGCACGGTGCAGCGTCCTCGCAGCGACGCCACCGACGCGAGCACGCGAGCCTCGGTCTCAAAATCGAGCGCGCTGGTCGCTTCATCGAGCACGAGCAGGCGTGGGGCGCGCAGCAGCGCGCGCGCGAGCGCAATGCGCTGGCGCTCCCCGCCGCTCAGTTGCACGCCGCGCTCGCCGATCGCCGCGTCGAGGCCACGCGGCAGCGCGTCCACGAAGTCGCAGGCGGCGGCCGCCAGCGCCCCCCGCATCTCGGCGTCGGTGGCCGTCGCGCGCGCCAGGAGGAGGTTTTCGCGAATCGTGCCGTGCAGGAGCATCGGCTCCTGCGCCAGGTAGCCGATCATCCCCCGCCACGCCTCGGGCGACCACGTGCGCAGCGGGCGCCCGTCCACGAGCACGTCGCCCGCGGTTGGCCGGAGCAGGCCGAGCACGAGATCCCCGATGGTGGTCTTGCCCGATCCCGATTCGCCGGTCACCACCGTGATCGCGCCGGCCTCGAGGGTGAGATCCACGCCGCGCACCGCGTCTGCCGCGGCACCGGGATAGCGGAACCGCACGCCGCGCAGTTCCACCAGCGGCGGAACGTCGGGCGGCGCGTCGGCAGACACGGGTTCCAGCGGCGCCTGCGCTGCCGCCTCCTCGCAGCGCTGCAGGAGCCGCTGCACCGAATCGTACGACGCGAGGCACTGCTGCAGATGGCTGAACAGCGATTGCAGGTCCGCGAGCCGCGGGACGAGGCGCGCGCAGACGGCGAGCAGGACGAGCAGCGGCGCCGCGGCAATGACGGACGTGCGCACGGCCAGCACGACGAGCGCGGCGAGTCCCAGCGCCGTGGCCACCGCGAGCGCGAACGACACCCCGGCGCGACGCGCCGCCACCCGACGCGTCAGCCGTGCCCAGAGGTCGGTTTCGCGACGCACCGTGTCCACCGCCGCGCGGCCGGCGTCATGCGCGTGCAGCATCTTGAGCCCGCCAAGAAATTCGCTGAGCCGCGCGAAGACGTCCTCGGAGGCGCGCAGAAGGTCCTCACCCTCGACGCGTCCCGGCGCGCGCAGCACCCGCGCCACCGCCAGCACCAGCAATCCGCTGGACACGACCGCCACGAAGAGGAGCGGCGAGAGCGCCAGCGCCGCGGCCGTGCCCGCGGCAAGGGTGGCGGCCAGCGAAGCCCCCTGCAGCACCATCACGAGCGCGCTGTGCACGTCATCCACCTGCGGGCCCACCGCGTGCATCACCGCGCCGGGACGCTCCCCTGTGAAACGCGCCCACGGCATTCGGACGACGGCGGCAAACAGCCGCGTGCGCAGCGACGCGACGAGGGTGGATTCGAGCCGCGCCTGTTCCTGCGCCAGCATCCACTGCGCCGCCGCGCGCAGCGCGACGAGCACCACCACGACGGCCAGGGCCGCCTCGAGCGTTGCGGGCACGCCCAGCGCTCCGAGCAGGCGATCGGCCAGCCCCGCAGCTCCGCTGCCGGCGCCGGCGTCAACGCCCGCGCCGCGCAGCACCAGCACCAGCAGCAACAAGCCGATCCCCTCAGTGAGCATCACTACCACGGTCAGCACCGCCACGAGGGTCATCGGCCGGCGATGCTCGCGCCACAGCGCGCGCACGAACGCGATCAGTGCGCTCATTCGCCGCCCCCTAGGGCGCGACGCAGCAGTCGAAGCGCGCGCACCGGGAAGGCCAGCGGAAGCAGCGCGTCGGGAAGGCGGAGGGCCTGTCGTTCGCGCGTGGTCGGAAGACTCGCGGCATACATCACGTAGCGCACCTGCGGCCACGCGCCGGCAAGCCACTGGAGATCGTAGCGCGCGGTGGACTCCCGCCCGACGTCTTCGGTGGTCACCTCGCCTCGCAGTGCAGACACCGCCGCCCCGGCGAGTCGCGCCGCACGGTGGTCGGAGCGCGCGCGATCACGCATCGCGACCGGCACCGGCACCTCAAGCACGTCGTGCGCCACCAGCAAGGCGGTGTGCAGCGCGCACGCCTGACTCCACTCCGATGCGATTGCCGCAAGCCGCATCCAGTCAAAACCGTCACGCTGAACGGCGTGCCCAAAGTCCGCCACCCAGAGCAGCGATCTCCACGCGTGCTTCACGCCGTGCAGCGCGAGCAGCGCGGCCAGTTCCTCGCTGCCGGGCACCAGCACCTCGGCCCCGCCGAGCGCCATCGTGCGCGCCGTCGCGAACAGCGGCGCGGGATCCTGCGGCGCACCGTAGCGGCGCGCGTGGCATCGCCAGTGCAGTTCCACGGGCCAGACGCTCGCGTCGTGTTCGAGCAGATCCACGCCCTCCCACGCATGGTAGAAGCGCGCTTCGCGCTCGGTGAAGCCGGCGGGCGCGCGATAGCCGGCCGCCGCCAGTGCGCGGCGCGCGGCGGCGCGATCGCGTTTCGCGATGAGGATGTCGAGATCCGTGAACCGGCGGGCCGCCAGGTCGCCGTGCACGT is a window from the Gemmatimonadaceae bacterium genome containing:
- a CDS encoding nucleotidyltransferase family protein — encoded protein: MAASADPELAFVLACVRRDAGATAARALAAEAVGDWRRVADLARQHDVPWWVVRELPRESVPSEVRDALVDETRDLARRAMAGTRELLAVLQALSHGGVRALAYKGPALAADVHGDLAARRFTDLDILIAKRDRAAARRALAAAGYRAPAGFTEREARFYHAWEGVDLLEHDASVWPVELHWRCHARRYGAPQDPAPLFATARTMALGGAEVLVPGSEELAALLALHGVKHAWRSLLWVADFGHAVQRDGFDWMRLAAIASEWSQACALHTALLVAHDVLEVPVPVAMRDRARSDHRAARLAGAAVSALRGEVTTEDVGRESTARYDLQWLAGAWPQVRYVMYAASLPTTRERQALRLPDALLPLAFPVRALRLLRRALGGGE
- a CDS encoding ABC transporter ATP-binding protein, whose protein sequence is MSALIAFVRALWREHRRPMTLVAVLTVVVMLTEGIGLLLLVLVLRGAGVDAGAGSGAAGLADRLLGALGVPATLEAALAVVVVLVALRAAAQWMLAQEQARLESTLVASLRTRLFAAVVRMPWARFTGERPGAVMHAVGPQVDDVHSALVMVLQGASLAATLAAGTAAALALSPLLFVAVVSSGLLVLAVARVLRAPGRVEGEDLLRASEDVFARLSEFLGGLKMLHAHDAGRAAVDTVRRETDLWARLTRRVAARRAGVSFALAVATALGLAALVVLAVRTSVIAAAPLLVLLAVCARLVPRLADLQSLFSHLQQCLASYDSVQRLLQRCEEAAAQAPLEPVSADAPPDVPPLVELRGVRFRYPGAAADAVRGVDLTLEAGAITVVTGESGSGKTTIGDLVLGLLRPTAGDVLVDGRPLRTWSPEAWRGMIGYLAQEPMLLHGTIRENLLLARATATDAEMRGALAAAACDFVDALPRGLDAAIGERGVQLSGGERQRIALARALLRAPRLLVLDEATSALDFETEARVLASVASLRGRCTVLLIAHRAGPQAIADRVVALA